The Deinococcus sonorensis KR-87 genome includes a window with the following:
- the moaD gene encoding molybdopterin converting factor subunit 1 produces the protein MITVVLFARLRREAGLDTLQLAVPEPATVRGVADAVERQVPLSLRGCMAAVNERYAEPDEPVRDGDEVAFLPPVAGGVTDPLDHCRVTQDELTLADADRFLVRPEHGAQAYFVGTVRSPNQGKAVEFIEYEGYAPMAERVMHEAAVQARERYGELRVWIEHRTGRLTPGQASILIGVASPHRRPALEACDFLIEHLKAVLPVWKLEGDEEGEHWVKGQTSSGTL, from the coding sequence ATGATCACGGTGGTGCTGTTCGCGCGGCTGAGGCGGGAGGCAGGGCTGGACACGCTGCAGCTGGCGGTGCCGGAGCCCGCCACGGTGCGCGGGGTGGCCGACGCGGTGGAGCGGCAGGTGCCGCTGTCCTTGCGCGGCTGCATGGCGGCGGTCAACGAGCGGTATGCCGAGCCGGACGAGCCGGTCCGGGATGGCGACGAGGTGGCGTTCCTGCCGCCGGTGGCGGGCGGCGTGACAGACCCGCTAGATCACTGCCGGGTCACACAGGACGAGTTGACGCTGGCCGACGCCGACCGCTTCCTGGTGCGGCCTGAGCACGGCGCGCAGGCCTATTTCGTGGGCACGGTGCGTTCCCCCAATCAGGGCAAGGCGGTGGAGTTCATCGAGTACGAGGGCTACGCGCCGATGGCCGAGCGGGTGATGCATGAGGCCGCGGTCCAGGCCCGCGAGCGCTACGGAGAGCTGCGCGTCTGGATCGAGCACCGCACCGGCCGCCTGACACCCGGGCAGGCCAGCATCCTGATCGGGGTGGCCAGCCCGCACCGCCGCCCGGCGCTGGAAGCCTGCGACTTCCTGATCGAGCACCTCAAGGCGGTGCTGCCGGTGTGGAAGCTGGAGGGCGATGAGGAGGGCGAGCACTGGGTCAAGGGCCAGACCAGCTCCGGCACGCTGTAG
- a CDS encoding PrsW family intramembrane metalloprotease, which yields MNLLLSLLSSLLPTGVWLWVFLRRDHEPEPAWLLLRTFAWGMFAWLVSATFGVSLGALGPVLVLLLGALTEEGSKLLAAATTLHEPDFDEPMDGLIYAVTAALGFALPENVSYGLGYGASAALWHGLITTLAHALFSAPIGYALTQARLRPAQARHWLLRGLGISVALHLSFNSLLSSGVQSGVQLLGLGAVLVLMWLLAGRYYGQFDNRHKRQPR from the coding sequence ATGAACCTGCTGCTCTCGCTGCTCAGCTCGCTGCTGCCCACCGGGGTGTGGCTGTGGGTGTTCCTGCGCCGCGACCACGAGCCGGAGCCGGCCTGGCTGCTGCTGAGGACCTTCGCCTGGGGCATGTTCGCGTGGCTGGTGTCGGCTACCTTCGGGGTCAGCCTGGGCGCGCTGGGACCGGTGCTGGTGCTGCTGCTGGGCGCCCTGACCGAGGAGGGCAGCAAACTGCTGGCCGCCGCCACCACCCTGCACGAGCCGGACTTCGACGAGCCGATGGACGGCCTGATCTACGCGGTGACGGCGGCGCTGGGCTTCGCCCTGCCCGAGAACGTCAGTTATGGCCTGGGCTACGGAGCGTCGGCGGCGCTGTGGCACGGCCTGATCACCACCCTGGCGCACGCGCTGTTCAGCGCCCCGATTGGGTACGCGCTGACCCAGGCCCGCCTGCGCCCGGCCCAGGCCCGCCACTGGCTGCTGCGCGGGCTGGGCATCAGCGTGGCGCTGCACCTGAGTTTCAACAGCCTGCTGAGCAGCGGAGTTCAGAGCGGCGTGCAGCTGCTGGGGCTGGGGGCAGTACTGGTACTGATGTGGCTGCTGGCCGGGCGCTATTACGGCCAGTTCGACAACCGCCACAAACGCCAGCCGCGCTGA
- the ruvC gene encoding crossover junction endodeoxyribonuclease RuvC, which produces MIVLGIDPGLANLGLGIVEGDARKARHLHHVCLITEAAWIMPRRLAYLHHEVSRLIEEFQPEAVAIEDQILRRQADVAFKIGQAFGVVQLACAQAQLPVHTYGPMQVKQALVGTGRADKQQVEYMVKASLGIREVFNNHAADALALALTHLAHSAMQARTAAAAAR; this is translated from the coding sequence ATGATCGTGCTCGGTATTGACCCAGGGCTGGCCAACCTGGGCCTCGGCATCGTGGAGGGAGACGCCCGCAAGGCGCGTCACCTGCATCACGTCTGCCTGATCACCGAGGCCGCCTGGATCATGCCCCGGCGGCTGGCGTACCTGCACCACGAGGTGTCGCGGCTGATTGAGGAGTTCCAGCCGGAGGCGGTGGCCATCGAGGACCAGATTCTGCGGCGGCAGGCCGATGTGGCCTTCAAGATCGGGCAGGCCTTCGGGGTGGTGCAGCTGGCGTGCGCCCAGGCGCAGCTGCCGGTGCACACCTACGGCCCGATGCAGGTGAAGCAGGCACTGGTGGGCACCGGCCGCGCCGACAAGCAGCAGGTGGAGTACATGGTCAAGGCCTCGCTGGGCATCCGCGAGGTGTTCAACAACCACGCCGCCGACGCGCTGGCGCTGGCGCTGACCCACCTGGCCCACAGCGCCATGCAGGCGCGCACCGCCGCTGCCGCCGCCCGCTGA